The following nucleotide sequence is from Solidesulfovibrio carbinolicus.
CTGTCCCGGGAAGCCGGGACGCTCGGCCAATTCCTGGCCCAGGGACCGCGCCTGGCCGGGGCGCTTGTGGCCGCCTTTTTCACCGACGCGGCCGAGGATTTCCAAGCCTTGGGCGCGGAAATGGGCATCCGGCCGGAGACGCTGCTGTTTTTGACCCAGGAGATCGTCGCCACGGTGCTGCGGGCCGAAGCCCCCGGCATCGCCGCCCTGGCCGACGACGCGCTGTGGCGCAAGAGCCACTGCCCGGTATGCGGCTCCGCCCCGGACCTGGGCCTGCTCAAGGAGCAGCCCGAGCCGTCGGAGTTCCTCATCGCCAAGGCCGGGCGGCTGATGCTCCACTGCTCGCTGTGCGGCCATCTGTGGCGCTTTCCCCGGCTCACCTGCCCGACCTGCGGCGAGACCGATCACGAAAAGCTCGAGCTCTTCATGCCCGAAGGCCGGGCGCGCGAGCGCATCCACGCCTGCACCACCTGCCGCCGCTATTTCGTGGTGACCAACCGGGTGGACAGCGATCTGGCCTTCGACCCCGACGCCCTGGGGCCGGCCCTGGCCCACCTCGACGCCGCCGCCCGGGAGCGGGGCTACGAGCCGGTCTGCGTCATGCCCTGGAACCAGTTCGAAGCGTCGTAAATCCGCCGCACCCGCCCAAAGGACGAACGCGCCCGCCGTCAGAAGACAGCGGGCGCGTTTTGCGTCGGATGCGGCGTGCGTTGTCGGCGGGAGCGCGGCTCTTTGCGGCGACGCCGGGGGATTATCCTGTCTCCTGGCCTGGGGCAAAGCCGACAAGGCACGCCCCGCCGCCGTCCGGTCGGGTCATGCCAATGCCATTTCTCAAACAAAAGCAAATGGCAAACAACCCATTGATTCAATTGTCTATTTCTACAACACAACTGTCGTCATGTTGTAGAATAGGCGTTACGCGCCTGAGGCCGTCCCGGTCGGAACCGGCGCGCCGTCCGGGGCGCAACCGGACTCGGACGCGGCCGGTTCGGCGGAAAACCGCCCGCCCCGGGTCGGCAGGGGCGGTGCGGGACGACGCCCGTAGCGCAAATGCCAATAGGCCCAGGAGCGGACGTCAAAAACGCCTGGCGGAGCGTTATCCAGGGCCTCGCGGTATTCCTGCGGCCCGACCAGCCCTTCCAGACGGCGCAAATCCTCAATGCCGCCATAGGTCATGACATGGGCCAGGAAATGCCTGGGATCGGCCAGGGCTTCGGCCGGCTCCTTGAACCAGACCACGCGCCGGGCCACCTCCAGCAATTCCGGGGTTTCGGGCAGCGGCTTCATGGGCGGGACTCCGACTCGGGCCCGGGCCTTGGCTTGAAAGGCGCGAGCACCGGCAGCCGCCCAGGGTCCACACCGGCCACGGCGGCGCGCAAACGTGCGCGCACGTCCTCCGGCAAGGTCGGCACATCGTCGAAATAGCTGAGCGCCTTAAGCGAAATCAGGGGATTGAAGCTTGCGCCGTACACGACCCGTCCGGCGGCCAGGGCCGTGGCCAAGTCGAGTCCATGGCGCAGCAAGGTGTCGATGTCGCGGTAGTCCTTGGCCTCGGCCCGTTGCTGCACCACCGCGACTTTGGTTCCGGCGATGTCCGCCAGGGAGGCGGCCCAGACCTTGCTCCCCAGGGCCTGCTGCCTTGGCGCGACCTGTCCGAGACCAAGTGCGCCAAAAAACGAAACCAGCACCGGCCCGCCGCGATCCACCCGGCAGGTCAGGGTGTTGGCCGCAACCTGCACCTGTTCGGCGTCCAGCAGATACGGTACGTCCCGGGCGAGCCGCCTGGGGTCAAAAGGCTCATTGGAAAAAAAGTCGAAATCAACCGAAACGCGGTGCCCCAGGCGCAGTGCCAGGGCCGTGCCGCCGTAGAGGGTGAACTGCCCGGGGGTGGCGTCAAGTTCCGGCCACAGCCGGCGCTGGGCCTGCGGCAGGATGTCCAGCATTGGGGAGAAAACGTCCATGCCCGCATCCTATCCGATGGCGAAGCGGCGCGGCAACGGATTTTGCCCCCGCCTGCCGTCGGGACTCCTGCCAGACTCCAGCCCTACGCCCCCCGCCGGGACAGCATAAACATGCCGTAGGTGGCCAGCAGGTTCGGCAAAAAGGTCACCACCGCGCCCTTCTCGTGGTGGTGCGGCGTGCTCACCGCTGTCTCGCGTTCGATGGCAAAGCCTTCCTTGCGGCAAAAACGCCGAAAGTCCCGGATGGTGATGACCCGGATGTTGGGCGTGTCGTACCACTCGTAGGGCAGCTCCCGCGACACCGGGGCCCGGCCGCGAAACAGCAGCTGCCCCCGGATGCGGTAATAGGCGAAATTGGGGAAGCTCACGATGCCGCGCTTGCCCACCCGCAGCATCTCGCGGATGAGCCGGGCCGGCTCGTAGACCTGCTGCAAGGTCTGCGAGAGGATCACGTAGTCGAAATGGCCGTCGGGATAGTCGGCCACTTCCTCGTTGATGTCCCCGTGCAGAATCGACAGTCCCTTCTCGATGCCCTGGCTGACCTTGCCCTCTTCCCGCTCGATGCCCGTGCCGCGCACGCCCTTGTCCACCGACAGGATATGGAGCAGATCCCCCGAGCCGCAGCCGAGATCCAGGACTTTCGAGCCGGGCTCGATCCAGGAGGCGATGATGGACAGGTCATAACGCACGGGCGTCCTCCTTGGCGGCGTCGACCAAAGCCCGGTCCAGGAAGCGGGCGATCATGCCCGAAAGGCGGGCGTTTGGCAGCAAAAAGGCGTCATGCCCCCACTTGGCCTCCAGCTCCACGAAGCTTACGTCCAGGCCGTTTTTCTTCATGGCCTGGACCATGGCCCGGGACTGGTAGGTGGGATAAAGCCAGTCCGAGGAAAAGGAGGCCACCAGATAGCGGCACTTGGCCTTGGCAAAGGCGGCCACGGCCGAGCCGCAGCCGTGGCTGGCCTCCAAATTGAAATAATCCGCCGCCTTGGTGATGTAGAGAAAGGAATTGGCGTCGAAGCGGTCCACGAACTTCTGGCCCTGGTAGCGCAGGTAGGATTCCACCTGGAAATCGGGCTCCTCCAGGACAAAGGAGTTCTCGCAGCGGTCCTGGAGCCGGCGGTCGAACTTCTGGCGCATGGCTTCGTCGGACAGATAGGTGATATGCCCGATCATCCGGC
It contains:
- a CDS encoding formate dehydrogenase accessory protein FdhE gives rise to the protein MRMRIPHAPQPDLPDMPPPDASQALAQPFVALAAARRDIAAGLPQGLFAVAYDPDRFAAGETLLADVEPAVLVPGFLAAAEKLLPAMTGIFPALSREAGTLGQFLAQGPRLAGALVAAFFTDAAEDFQALGAEMGIRPETLLFLTQEIVATVLRAEAPGIAALADDALWRKSHCPVCGSAPDLGLLKEQPEPSEFLIAKAGRLMLHCSLCGHLWRFPRLTCPTCGETDHEKLELFMPEGRARERIHACTTCRRYFVVTNRVDSDLAFDPDALGPALAHLDAAARERGYEPVCVMPWNQFEAS
- a CDS encoding nucleotidyl transferase AbiEii/AbiGii toxin family protein produces the protein MDVFSPMLDILPQAQRRLWPELDATPGQFTLYGGTALALRLGHRVSVDFDFFSNEPFDPRRLARDVPYLLDAEQVQVAANTLTCRVDRGGPVLVSFFGALGLGQVAPRQQALGSKVWAASLADIAGTKVAVVQQRAEAKDYRDIDTLLRHGLDLATALAAGRVVYGASFNPLISLKALSYFDDVPTLPEDVRARLRAAVAGVDPGRLPVLAPFKPRPGPESESRP
- the metW gene encoding methionine biosynthesis protein MetW, yielding MRYDLSIIASWIEPGSKVLDLGCGSGDLLHILSVDKGVRGTGIEREEGKVSQGIEKGLSILHGDINEEVADYPDGHFDYVILSQTLQQVYEPARLIREMLRVGKRGIVSFPNFAYYRIRGQLLFRGRAPVSRELPYEWYDTPNIRVITIRDFRRFCRKEGFAIERETAVSTPHHHEKGAVVTFLPNLLATYGMFMLSRRGA